Proteins from one Tetrapisispora phaffii CBS 4417 chromosome 8, complete genome genomic window:
- the CYT1 gene encoding ubiquinol--cytochrome-c reductase catalytic subunit CYT1 (similar to Saccharomyces cerevisiae CYT1 (YOR065W); ancestral locus Anc_5.666) — MFAQFRNRLGSKLGQRIFIGGAATAGLTSSAMLYADSLTANAMTAAEHGLHAPAYEWSHNGPLETFDHGSIRRGYQVYREVCAACHSLDRVSWRTMIGVAFTNAEVRDMAAEFEYDDEPDEQGNPKKRPGKVADMIPGPYPNEQAARAANQGALPPDLSLIVKARHGGCDYIFSLLTGYPEEPPAGVVLPPGANYNPYFPGGSIAMGRVLFDDLVEYEDGTPATTSQMAKDVTTFLNWCAEPEHDERKKLGLKAVIILSSLFLLSVWVKKFKWAGLKTRQFKFNPPKKN, encoded by the coding sequence atgtTCGCACAATTTAGAAATCGTCTAGGTTCAAAACTAGGTCAAAGAATATTCATCGGCGGTGCCGCTACTGCTGGTCTAACTTCTTCCGCCATGCTATACGCTGACTCATTGACTGCCAATGCAATGACTGCTGCTGAACATGGGTTGCATGCTCCCGCTTATGAATGGTCGCATAATGGTCCTCTAGAAACATTCGATCACGGTTCAATTAGAAGAGGTTATCAAGTCTACAGAGAAGTATGTGCCGCTTGTCATTCATTGGATAGAGTTTCATGGAGAACAATGATTGGTGTTGCTTTCACAAACGCTGAAGTTCGTGATATGGCTGCAGAATTCGAATACGACGATGAACCTGATGAACAAGGTAATCCAAAGAAAAGACCAGGTAAGGTTGCTGATATGATCCCTGGTCCTTATCCAAATGAACAAGCCGCAAGAGCTGCTAATCAAGGTGCTTTACCTCCGGATCTATCTTTAATTGTTAAGGCTAGACACGGTGGTTGCGATTACATCTTCTCTTTATTAACCGGTTATCCAGAAGAACCACCTGCAGGTGTCGTCTTACCACCAGGCGCTAATTACAATCCATATTTCCCAGGTGGTTCAATCGCTATGGGTAGAGTGTTATTTGATGATTTAGTAGAATACGAAGATGGCACCCCTGCCACCACGTCTCAAATGGCTAAGGATGTTACTACCTTCTTAAACTGGTGTGCTGAACCAGAACATGatgaaagaaagaaattggGTCTAAAAGCTGTCATAATTCTGTCTTCTTTGTTCCTATTATCTGTATGGGtaaagaaattcaaatggGCTGGTTTGAAGACAAGacaattcaaattcaatccaccaaagaagaattaa
- the MSA1 gene encoding Msa1p (similar to Saccharomyces cerevisiae YKR077W and YOR066W; ancestral locus Anc_5.668), which produces MQATNTPEKVAKRRGRPPITKHYANPLQSPMAHSSKQVQKQGLTGQNTSKPLMKVGSMTPSPKKRKRSQSITSNNSFTSASELNGSNSQSSSNLDYKSKRSNYRGVILITPQRQCISTPNKSKSEGNIASESALSTPNSTNSNIFSSTSRATALRSSPPTASPLIYHNKKSNLTNPISKIACFDTTSIPKSIKRPFSDFKLSFSINPDGRASIQGSKAQLTTPTSASDMAEKTKDVFEDPLLSNAYSINKNNSNNNDTNNNSNDIEGVVNKDHVLSLLRNLRNNKIVSNTNNVLTSTNRSNQKVTTATNLPVIIETSTSISSSPKVKKLTSPKQNDATNSLLPPTTPKSHFQFTTGFTPIGIDQILLDEAILDTPRKIFNSFDSKFQNITGSTSILLSPKAKLSTKTANIGSSSQELVFKLSSGDPLLLTDKYITNPSNTNTNINENPAQTHLLLATPSKKRHFNTPPSWINFGSPKTSDANSSNNILLPTQSNQLTMTDIKEESMTAIKDTTKIISSPKFNLLSSPRIDLSNLSQQFDFSFDTSQGNKRSILLTATPKRVDNTTSNQELQLSTVIECTPLIQQTMNGSLNSKILGTLNMDDIQHESGMQDCSVVPITSIAVEQDDARNALRKLMNNR; this is translated from the coding sequence ATGCAAGCAACTAATACTCCAGAAAAAGTTGCAAAGAGAAGAGGGAGACCTCCAATCACAAAACATTATGCCAATCCGTTGCAGAGTCCAATGGCTCATTCATCGAAACAGGTCCAGAAGCAAGGCCTTACTGGTCAAAACACATCAAAACCATTAATGAAAGTTGGCTCTATGACTCCTTCGccaaagaaaagaaagagatCACAAAGTATaacatcaaataattcattcaCATCTGCTAGTGAGTTGAATGGTTCAAATAGCCAAAGTAGTTCTAACTTGGATTATAAATCGAAGAGAAGCAACTATAGAGGTGTTATATTAATAACCCCACAAAGACAATGCATCTCAACACCAAATAAGTCAAAATCAGAAGGTAATATCGCATCGGAAAGTGCTTTATCTACTCCAAATTCTACTAATAGTAACATTTTTTCATCCACATCAAGAGCTACAGCTTTAAGATCATCTCCTCCAACTGCATCACCATTGATATatcataataaaaagagTAATTTAACAAACCCTATTTCGAAGATTGCATGTTTTGATACGACATCAATCCCAAAGTCAATTAAAAGACCATTCTCGGATTTCAAGTTATCATTTAGTATTAACCCTGATGGAAGAGCATCAATTCAAGGTTCCAAAGCTCAGTTAACTACCCCTACCTCAGCCTCTGATATGGCTGAGAAAACAAAAGATGTTTTTGAAGACCCATTACTTTCTAATGCATATTCAATCAATAAgaacaacagcaacaatAATGATACAAATAACAATAGTAATGATATTGAAGGTGTGGTAAATAAGGATCATGTATTATCATTGTTGAGAAATTTgagaaataataaaattgtttcgAATACTAACAACGTTTTAACAAGTACAAATAGAAGTAACCAAAAAGTTACCACAGCAACTAATTTACCTGTGATTATTGAAACGTCAACTTCTATCTCATCTTCGCCAAAAgtgaaaaaattaacttCACCTAAGCAAAACGATGCCACCAATTCTTTATTGCCTCCAACTACCCCTAAAtctcattttcaatttacGACAGGGTTCACACCGATTGGTATagatcaaatattattagatgaagCCATTTTAGATACTCCCAGGAAGATCtttaattcatttgatagtaaattccaaaatattACTGGTAGTACGAGCATACTACTATCTCCAAAAGCCAAGTTATCTACAAAAACTGCTAATATAGGTTCATCTAGTCAAGAGTTAGTTTTCAAATTGAGCAGTGGCGATCCACTTCTTTTAACAGATAAATACATTACTAATCCTTCAAATACAAACactaatattaatgaaaatcCAGCACAAACTCATTTACTGTTGGCGACGCCATCGAAAAAGAGACATTTTAATACCCCACCATCGTGGATTAATTTTGGATCACCAAAAACTTCTGATGCTAATAGCAGCAATAACATTTTGTTACCTACGCAATCAAATCAACTTACAATGACAgatattaaagaagaatCCATGACAGCAATAAAAGATACaactaaaataatatcatctCCAAAATTTAATCTTTTGAGTTCTCCCAGAATTGATCTCTCAAATTTATCACAGCAATTTGacttttcttttgataCAAGTCAAGGAAATAAACGTTCAATCTTATTAACTGCAACACCAAAGCGCGTCGATAATACTACTTCAAATCAGGAATTACAATTATCTACAGTCATCGAATGCACCCCACTAATACAGCAAACGATGAATGGATCATTAAATTCTAAAATACTAGGAACACTAAACATGGATGATATCCAACATGAATCAGGAATGCAAGATTGCTCTGTAGTTCCTATCACATCAATTGCGGTGGAACAAGATGATGCAAGAAATGCCTTAAGAAAACTAATGAATAATCgttaa
- the TPHA0H01360 gene encoding uncharacterized protein (similar to Saccharomyces cerevisiae YKR078W and VPS5 (YOR069W); ancestral locus Anc_5.670) has protein sequence MNYEENLDAPVWDELDTQNVKNNARNVFNNDDLKQDLNDTFENLAIVNEEEKIGTNSDGFNNPLSEVINNENGLLKADAHPWSGGHFSDNTNNRHLIDVLAPEDNNLLSGLQDEGKNKDVNEAIKNGALFQNALISPIKVDESEFEGNSHKEEMKFNGSKKLNVLFSSARLRRMPIQNGSQNNTTNTVEVEHSDPLNQFLKKNEPESKIVINDRTDSDKNIQTRTQNLVSELENPLFNLQNYDNDSDDLPTSITTGRPNTEDIDTNSSSNKEKSEIPDNDVKGDKAFPFTIEVKDPIKIGELTAMHVEYSVASQSELIKGNFAQVNRRYSDFRWLYRQLQNNHWGKIIPPPPEKQIVGRYKTDFMENRRFQMERMLNKIAADPVLQKDEDFLLFLSSVDFISESKMREQFSGSKASNDSNDLSEVHISDIKLLGADEAEIVAQTGGLDGELNRGFISMTFSSQQKYEELDEYFINNLQMLEVLEDQLRQIDKSLELLYSERNDLVFIIQEYINSIKKTADLEVIKSVSDLLLNFADVHEKLKESLEQVSSQEHLTLGVTLDEYIRSITSVRAIFDQRHKLGSILLLAESGYSKAKAQLHKFDGNQNARNIDKFKNAKANYLVTKKRYQTIRNKWQEVGNKVKTEVELFDKEKVVEFRNAIEIFLEASIESQKANIDLWETFYKNNI, from the coding sequence ATGAACTACGAAGAAAATTTGGATGCCCCAGTTTGGGATGAGTTGGATACTCAAAatgtaaaaaataatgcCCGCAATGTGTTTAATAATGACGATTTGAAGCAAGACTTGAATGACACATTTGAGAATTTAGCTATAGTAAATGAGGAGGAGAAGATCGGTACAAATTCTGATGGTTTTAACAACCCTTTGAGTGAAGTTATAAACAATGAGAACGGTCTATTGAAAGCAGATGCTCATCCTTGGAGTGGAGGTCATTTCAGTGACAATACTAATAATAGACATTTGATAGATGTACTGGCACCGGAAGACAATAATCTATTATCCGGCTTACAAGATGAGGGAAAAAATAAGGATGTTAATGAAGCTATTAAAAATGGTGcattatttcaaaatgcTCTAATTTCTCCTATCAAGGTAGATGAGTCTGAGTTCGAGGGAAATAGCcataaagaagaaatgaaattcAATGGTTCGAAAAAGCTAAATGTTCTCTTCTCGTCAGCCAGACTTCGTAGGATGCCAATTCAAAATGGTAGTCAAAATAACACAACAAATACTGTCGAAGTAGAACATTCAGATCCATTGAATCAAtttcttaaaaaaaatgaaccAGAGTCCAAAATAGTTATTAACGATAGGACAGATAGTGATAAAAACATTCAAACCAGGACACAGAATTTAGTAAGTGAATTAGAAAATCCTTTATTTAACTTACAGAATTATGATAATGATAGTGATGATCTACCAACTTCTATAACTACGGGAAGACCAAATACCGAGGATATTGATACAAATAGTAGTtctaataaagaaaaatccGAAATACCAGATAACGATGTTAAAGGAGATAAAGCTTTTCCTTTTACCATCGAAGTTAAGGATCCCATTAAGATAGGAGAACTTACTGCAATGCATGTAGAATACAGCGTGGCTTCGCAATCTGAGTTGATTAAAGGTAATTTTGCGCAAGTTAACAGGCGTTATTCGGATTTCAGATGGCTTTACCGTCAGTTACAGAATAACCATTGGGGTAAGATCATCCCTCCACCACCAGAGAAGCAAATTGTTGGAAGATATAAAACTGATTTTATGGAAAATAGGAGGTTTCAGATGGAACGTATGTTAAATAAGATTGCAGCTGACCCGGTATTGCAAAAAGATGAAGACTTTTTACTGTTTTTATCGTCAgttgattttatttctgAGTCAAAAATGAGAGAACAATTTTCTGGATCTAAAGCCTCAAATGACAGTAATGATCTTTCTGAAGTTCATATCAGtgatataaaattattaggGGCAGATGAAGCTGAAATCGTGGCACAGACGGGTGGTTTAGATGGTGAGCTTAATAGGGGATTCATTAGCATGACATTTTCATCGCAACAAAAATATGAGGAACttgatgaatattttatcaataatttGCAAATGCTAGAAGTTTTAGAGGACCAACTTAGACAGATTGATAAAAGTCTTGAATTGTTGTATTCTGAAAGAAATGATTTAGTGTTTATTATCCAAGAGTATatcaattcaataaaaaaaacagcTGATCTTGAAGTTATTAAATCTGTTTCCGATTTACTTTTAAACTTTGCTGACGTTCATGAAAAGTTGAAGGAATCTCTTGAACAAGTTTCCTCACAAGAGCATTTGACATTGGGTGTTACTTTGGATGAGTATATTAGATCAATCACGAGTGTACGCGCAATATTTGATCAAAGGCACAAACTGGGAAGTATTTTACTATTGGCAGAAAGTGGATACTCAAAAGCAAAAGCTCAACTACATAAATTTGATGGCAATCAAAATGCTCGCAATATTGATAAGTTTAAGAATGCTAAGGCCAATTATCTAGTTACAAAAAAACGGTACCAAACAATCAGAAATAAATGGCAAGAAGTGGGTAATAAAGTGAAAACTGAGGtggaattatttgataaagaaaaagtaGTGGAATTTAGGAATGCAATCGAAATTTTTCTTGAGGCATCAATAGAATCTCAAAAGGCAAATATAGATTTGTGGGAAacattttacaaaaataatatatag
- the TRZ1 gene encoding tRNase Z (similar to Saccharomyces cerevisiae TRZ1 (YKR079C); ancestral locus Anc_5.671): protein MFNLSTISYPTSDTAHPLLLLQSIHGEKYFFGKISEGSQRCLTEKRIRVSKLENLFLTGELNWSSIGGLPGMILTIADQGRDKLNLVYGDPIINYIVSSWRYFVFRFGINLRTTVLKNDEIFKDNLLTVKSIVIGRKFYMDREKSLFNSVSNITLNSIVSNMFPKHAPTEKYDPTSDPHLNVELPKDINIKDIASTTSYEINFNPIRGKFKVDEALKLGVPKGPLFAKLTKGETITLENGSIITPDKVLEKERVFSKILVLDIPNDEYFSNFISHFQHNYNSTNLGSVYYFLGDDVTISNELIQLMESFPEETQHFISHSKVSPNNIVFSGAASTILKLKSLQIENYNLPRTDRVFSKEFYDLFKDKTDLLPSGSTLSQHQELPLTSTKLLSKNIHVFSDRNGLDIIPYTNSDNINDSIAGTEKVKILEQHQSSFSWDLIYHNSLANKDVEVYSKTKVITDQLNINNFNNTFEKKKGVEVITLGTGSALPSKYRNVVSTLVKIPYENINKEFEQRCILLDAGENTLGTIKRMFSSIEINDLFKNLKMIYLSHLHADHHLGIISILNEWYLHNKFDPDSKIYLITPWQYNKFMDEWLRYENPEILDKIRYISGEHLISSPYVRKETLAIKTEEYNDIINGSNMKKRKLELDDNSSFRDLKGIREMYKDLNINRFETCKAIHCNWAYSNSISFFMNHYSKNSFKVSYSGDTRPNFKYFANGIGQGSDLLIHEATLDNELVEDAIQKRHCTINEAIEVSNTMNARKLILTHFSQRYPKLPQMDRNIEIKANEYCFAFDGFIVSYDKIGEQQKIFTILNKLFDDEKQEETAITDTDGEN from the coding sequence atgtttaatttatcaaccATATCATATCCTACATCGGATACTGCACATCCgttattattgttacaGTCAATACATggtgaaaaatatttttttggtaaGATTTCAGAAGGTTCGCAAAGATGTCTTACTGAAAAGAGGATTAGAGTATCTAAACtggaaaatttatttttaactgGTGAGTTAAATTGGAGTTCTATCGGTGGATTACCGGGTATGATCTTAACAATTGCTGATCAAGGAAGAGACAAATTGAACTTAGTTTATGGTGACCCAATAATCAACTATATTGTCTCCTCTTGGAGATATTTTGTGTTTAGATTTGGAATTAATTTGAGAACAACCGTACTGAAAAACGATGAAATTTTCAAGGATAATCTACTTACTGTTAAATCTATCGTTATTGGTAGGAAATTTTACATGGATCGCGAAAAATCTTTGTTTAATTCTGTCAGCAATATAACATTGAACAGTATTGTATCAAATATGTTTCCTAAACATGCTCCAACAGAGAAATATGATCCAACATCAGATCCTCATTTGAACGTTGAGCTACCgaaagatataaatataaaagatatcGCATCAACTACAAGCtatgaaataaatttcaatccTATAAGAGGTAAATTTAAGGTTGACGAAGCATTGAAATTAGGTGTACCAAAAGGTCCCTTGTTTGCAAAATTGACAAAAGGTGAGACAATAACACTTGAAAATGGTTCTATTATTACACCGGATAAAGTTTTAGAGAAAGAGCGTGTTTTCTCGAAAATCTTAGTTTTAGATATTCCTAATGATGAGTACTTCTCTAATTTCATATCTCATTTTCAACATAACTATAATTCTACTAATTTAGGTTCAGTTTATTACTTCCTGGGAGACGATGTTACAATATCCAATGAATTAATACAATTAATGGAAAGTTTTCCTGAAGAGACACAGCATTTTATTTCACATTCTAAAGTATCcccaaataatattgtctTTAGCGGTGCTGCATCcacaattttaaaattaaaatcattgcaaattgaaaattacaATTTGCCACGAACAGATAGAGTATTCTCAAAGGAATTTTACGATTTGTTCAAAGATAAAACAGATTTACTGCCAAGCGGTTCGACTTTATCACAACATCAAGAGCTTCCATTAACATCAACAAAGCTTTtaagtaaaaatattcatgTCTTTTCAGATAGAAATGGATTAGATATTATACCATATACGAATTCAGATAATATTAACGATTCTATTGCTGGTACtgaaaaagttaaaatttTGGAACAACATCAAAGTTCTTTCTCATGGGACCTTATTTATCACAACAGTTTGGCAAATAAAGATGTTGAGGTATATTCTAAGACTAAAGTGATTACTGATCagttaaatattaataacttTAATAATACTTTCGAGAAAAAGAAAGGTGTGGAAGTCATCACACTAGGTACAGGAAGTGCATTGCCCTCAAAATATAGAAATGTGGTTTCAACTTTGGTAAAAATACCATATGAAAACATAAACAAAGAATTTGAACAACGTTGTATCCTATTAGATGCTGGTGAAAATACGTTAGGTACGATTAAAAGAATGTTTTCAAGCATTGAGATTAACGacttatttaaaaatttaaaaatgatttatttgagTCATTTGCATGCTGACCATCATTTGGGAATCATTAGTATTCTTAACGAATGGTATCTccataataaatttgatcCAGACtctaaaatatatttaataacaCCTTGgcaatataataaatttatggATGAATGGTTGAGATATGAGAATCCTGAAATTTTAGATAAAATTCGTTACATTAGTGGAGAACATTTAATCTCAAGTCCATATGTGAGAAAGGAAACATTAGCAATTAAGACCGAAGAATACAATGACATCATAAACGGATCTAAtatgaagaaaagaaaacttGAATTAGATGATAACTCATCATTTAGAGACCTGAAAGGAATCAGAGAGATGTATAAAGATTTGAACATTAATAGGTTTGAAACTTGTAAAGCAATCCACTGTAACTGGGCTTACTCTAATTCGATTTCCTTCTTCATGaatcattattcaaaaaattccTTTAAAGTCTCTTATTCAGGAGATACAAGAcctaattttaaatattttgctAACGGAATTGGACAAGGGTCTGACTTATTAATTCATGAAGCTACATTAGATAATGAACTAGTGGAAGATGCGATACAAAAGAGACACTGTACGATCAATGAGGCAATTGAAGTTTCAAATACAATGAATGCACGAAAGTTAATTTTAACACATTTTTCTCAGAGATACCCAAAGCTTCCTCAAATGGAtagaaatattgaaataaaagcCAACGAATATTGTTTCGCATTTGATGGTTTCATTGTGAGTTACGATAAAATTGGAgaacaacaaaaaatatttactattttaaataaactatttgatgatgaaaaacaagaagaaactGCTATTACTGATACTGATGGTGAAAATTGA
- the MTD1 gene encoding methylenetetrahydrofolate dehydrogenase (NAD(+)) (similar to Saccharomyces cerevisiae MTD1 (YKR080W); ancestral locus Anc_5.673) has protein sequence MSSAVNPGRTILASNIAKTFIDEIQNKVLNVKKIKPEGPLLVGFLSNDDPAAEMYANWTKKTCESMGIRYELRRIDDSDFLEEAIIEANRDDDVNGIMVYFPVFGNAQDQYLQQVVAKEKDVEGLNHLYYQNLYHNVRYLDANKKLKSILPCTPLAIIKILEYLKIYNSLLVEGNRLYGKKIVVVNRSEIVGRPLAALLANDGAIVYSVDVNNIQKFTRGEGLKFTKHQVEDLGNFSNSLLKDISGEADVIITGVPSETYKFPTEYIKDGAVCINFSSSKNFEDSVKEIASLYVPSTGKVTISMLLRNMFRLMENVEITK, from the coding sequence ATGTCTTCTGCTGTAAACCCTGGTCGTACGATTCTAGCTTCGAATATTGCAAAGACGTTTATAGATGAGATTCAGAATAAGGTACTAAATGTCAAAAAGATTAAACCAGAGGGTCCTCTGTTAGTGGGGTTTTTATCCAACGATGATCCTGCAGCAGAAATGTATGCAAACTGGACTAAAAAAACATGTGAATCGATGGGAATAAGATATGAACTAAGAAGAATTGACGATAGTGATTTCTTAGAAGAAGCCATCATTGAGGCTAATAGAGATGATGATGTTAATGGTATAATGGTTTATTTCCCCGTGTTCGGCAATGCACAAGACCAATACTTGCAACAAGTGGTAgctaaagaaaaagatgTTGAAGGGTTAAatcatctttattatcaaaatctATATCATAATGTTAGATATTTGGatgcaaataaaaaattaaaatcgATTTTGCCATGCACACCTTTGGCAATTATTAAGATATTAGAATATCTGAAGATATATAACAGTTTATTAGTAGAAGGAAATAGACTCTATGGTAAAAAAATCGTAGTGGTTAATAGATCAGAAATTGTGGGAAGACCTTTAGCTGCTCTACTAGCTAATGATGGTGCTATTGTGTATTCAGTAgatgtaaataatattcaaaaatttacaaGAGGAGAAGGGTTAAAGTTTACTAAGCATCAAGTAGAAGATTTGggaaatttttcaaatagcCTTTTGAAGGATATTTCAGGTGAAGCAGATGTTATCATCACAGGTGTTCCTTCTGAAACCTATAAATTCCCGACTGAGTACATCAAAGATGGTGCTGTTTGTATTAACTTTTCgtcatcaaaaaattttgaagattcAGTAAAAGAAATAGCATCTCTCTATGTTCCAAGTACTGGTAAGGTAACAATTTCCATGCTATTGAGAAACATGTTCAGGTTGATGGAAAATGTTGAAATAACAAAGTAA